From Sporolactobacillus pectinivorans:
CCTTAACTGCTCACTGGTCGGAATTGGATTGACCCTTGCTATGTATGTTTTATCAATTTTAAAACGGGGATGCATCAGGCGGTTGGCCAATTCTCCGTCATTCGTCATAAGAATCGCTCCGGATGTATCATAATCCAGCCGTCCGACCGGAAAAATCCGCTGAGGTACCTGTTTGAAAAAATCAACAACCGTTGTCCGGCTTCTATCATCTATTACCGATGAAATGACCCCCACAGGTTTATACAGCAAAAAATAAACAGGACATTCTTTACCAACCGGAATGCCATTAACAGAAATCTCGTCCCGCTCCGATACTTTTGTTCCAAGCTCAGTTACCGTCCGCCCGTTCACTTGAACTTGACCAGCCGTAATCAGCAGTTCGGCCTTTCTTCTTGAAGCAATGCCCGCCTGAGCAATCACTTTCTGTAATCTTTCCATCCTTTCACCTCAACGTAATCATAACGCGGTCATTCGCTTTTCTCAAGTTTCAATTTTTGTTCACTATTTTTGGAGATGTTTCCAGTTTGCCTTGCCTGCCCCTTATCTTGTTATGGCCACATTAAGTACCAAATATGAGCGTAACAATCCAAATCGAACAAACCACGCCAACGGCATCTGCCAGCAATCCGACCTTCAGCGCGTCGCCGATGCGGTGAATACCAACCGCTCCGAAATAAACAGTAACAACATAAAATGTTGTATCCGTGCTTCCCTGCATGACCGAGGCCAGCCGGCCGATGAATGAGTCCGGGCCGTAGACCTTGATCAGTTCAGACATCAGGCCGAGCGCCCCTGTCCCCGAGATGGGCCTCATCAGTGCAAGAGGAACGACTTCCGGCGGCATACCGATCACCGAAAGAAAAGGCTTGATCGCATGGATCAGCGCATCCATCGCTCCTGACGCGCGGAAAACGCCAATGGCCGTCAGCATACCGACAAGAAAAGGCATGATCGATACAGCAAGAGAAAAACCCTCCTTGCCTCCTTCAACGAAGATTTCATAGGTTGCCGTCTTCTTATAGGTTCCATAAAGAAGGACGGCAGAAATCAAGACAGGAATCAGCCAGATGGAAAGCGTTGTCACAAAGGCCATATTACTTCTTCTCCTTTCGCTTGCGCCGATGATAAAAATAGCGGTCAATAATCAGAGCTGACAATGTCGTGCACAGCGTTGCAATTAGTGTCGGTCCGACAATATCCGCTGGAGAGGATGAATGGTACTGCATTCTGATGGCAAGCACTGTTGCCGGAACAAGAGTCAGGCCGGAAGTATTCAGGGCAAGCAATGTAATCATGGATCTGCTGGGCCTGTTTACATTTCCGTTGAGTTTCTTCAACTCTTCCATTGCTTTGATGCCCATCGGAGTTGCGGCATTACCGAGACCGAATAAGTTGGCAATAATATTGGATAAAATATAGCCCATTGCCGGGTGATCGACAGGCACTTCCGGAAATATTCGGCGAACCACCGGTTTAAAGATAATAGAAAGTTTTTCAAGCAAGCCGGACTTTTCGGCAATTTTCATCAATCCAAGCCAGAAGATGAGGATGCTGGCTAGCCCGATGCAGAGTGCGACAGCATCGGAAGCTGATTTAAAAATGGCATCATTAACCTGATCCATTGTTCCATTGAAGGACGCATATATGATTCCGAAAAGAAAGAGGGCAACCCAGATTAAATTAATCATGATAATGGCTGCTCCCTTCCTGAAATAAATGCTTCAAGCAGGCTGAAGAAAATCTTCCAGAACGCTCTTTTTTCCTTACCCGCTGATTTGTAATAGACCGGAAGCGAATAAATCTGCCGCTGATCAAGCATGACCAGAAGACGGCCTGCCGGTGATGGTGGGGTCCAACTCTTATCCCCGGCCGGCGGTTTGATCAGGATCAGCTTTTTGGTTATGTCTTGCTGTTCATCTTTTGATAATGGGAGATAAATATCCCTTTGCACGTAAAGATGATTCTGATAAAATGGGTCGGTATTCGCCGCCAATTTTCCGCTTCTGACAACTAGAATAGGTTTATATGTCGAAAAACCCCATTCAAAAAGATTCTTGTGATCCAGCCAATCGTCCCCATCATTCAATGTGACCGCAATCAGCGACATATTCCCCTGACTGGCTGTTGAAATAAGTGTGCGCCCTGCCTTCTTGGTAAAACCTGTTTTACCTCCTGTCGCATACTGGTATAGACTGAGCATTTTATTTTTATTTTTCCAGACTCTGACACCTTCTTTATTTGTAGCTGCCGCACGGTATGATCGTGTACCTGCAATTTTGCGGAAATACTGATTTTCCATAGCATATCTGGTCAGTACAGCCATATCGCTGGCTGTTGAATAATGATCAGAATTCTCCAGCCCGTTCGGGTTTGTAAAATGTGTGTCCTGCATACCCAATTCCTGTGCCTTCTCATTCATCATAAACGCAAACCCCTGTTCACTACCGGCTACGGCCTCGGCAATCGCCAGAGAAGCATCGTTACCAGAACGCAGCATAAGTCCATATACTAAGTCTTTCAAATGCAAGCGTTCACCTGCCTTGAGATATAAGGACGAGCCTTCAGTCTTGATGGCCCGATCGCTGACGGTCACCATTTGATTCATTTTTCCTGATTCGATGGCCAGGATCGCAGTCATAACCTTTGTGATACTCGCAATCGGAAGTTTTTCATGACTGTTTTTTTCAAAAAGCTCCCGTCCCGAAGACTGGTCGATCAATACAGCTGACTGCGCAGAAACCGAGGGTCCTTCCCCCCAAGCCTGTCCGGGAAATAACGAAAGCCCTAAAGTAAGGCAAATAAATGCGATTAGTGAATTTTTTAATGCACTCTTCATGGGATATCCCCCTGTCCTGTCAATAATACAAGCATATGCTGGGACAAGGGGTTTATGAGCAAGCTTCATGCCGCACACCGCAATAATATGTTGGGCGACGAGTTATTAATAAAAAAAACTGCCCGATCCAAAGTGGCCGGGCAGGCGTTCTCAAGTTAACTTTTAAGAGCAGGAAGCATGGGAGAGCTATGAAGCTATCAACAGAGCAACTATCTTTTCATAAATTTTTTACAGTTTCCTTGTATTTGTCATAGAAGAGATCATAGGCATCCAACTGCTGGTTTGGCTGCTTCGCTACATCAAGCAGCGGAGGCATTTCATCAAGCGAATGGAGCCCGAAATAATCGAGAAAAGCAGAAGTGATGCCATACAGAATAGCTCGTCCTGTCCCTTCAGCCCGGCCAACCTCTTTAATCAGCCCTTTAACGGTCAGGGTCTGAAGCGCCCGCTCAGACTTAACTCCTCTTATTTCTTCAATGGTCAGCCTTGAAATGGGCTGTTTATACGCAATAATTGCTACAGTCTCCAGAGAAGCCTGCGAGAGCGGTGCCGATTTCGGAATCGCTGCAAACTTTTCGGCATATGCCGCCATAAAAGGTTTTGTTGTGAGCCGATACCCATTCGGAAGGTCAGCGATCATCAGCCCTCTGGACGAATTTTCCTCAAATTCTTTTTTCATTTTCTCAACTATATTGGTTATTTCCTGTAGCGAGCAATCAGGAAGCACTTTGCTGATCTGATCCAGCAGAAGCCCCTCTTCTCCGGTCAGATAGAGAAGCCCCTCAATAATTGAATGCATTTTCTCCGGTGTCAAGTACAGCGGCCTCCTTCCCCAGACTAATAAGAATATCCGCAAAGTTTGCGTCCTGCCTGCAGAAAACTGCATCTTTTTTCATTAATTCCAGCAGTGCAAGAAAAGTGACGATAATATGCAGACGATCTCTCCTTGTAAAAAGCGAATCAAAGTTAAGCGGGTGTCCCGCCCGTTTTAAGTCCCTGATAACGCTGCTCATTTGCTGGCCAATCGGGAGAACCTGACGATCAATTTTAGTATCAAGCGGTTTTTCAAGTTTTTTGCGGATCAGCATTCTTTGAAACGCACGCATCATATCATGGACAGTTGCCCGTTCAGACTTGGGAATGGCCGTCAGATCTTCACTCTCAAACTGGCTCAGATCTTCGGGCTGCTTCGAAAAAAGCAACAGCCTTTCCGACTCATTTGAGCGTAAGGACTGGGCAGCCTCCTTATATTGGCGGTACTCCAACAGCTGCTGCATCAGTACCTGACGGGTTTCCTCAGGATCTTCATACGCTTCTTCCGGAACTTCGTCATAGACCTCGGGTTTCGGAAGCAGCATCCTGCTTTTCATCGCGATCAGTGTTGCGGCCATAACGAGGTATTCACTCGCAACATTCAGCTCCAGTTTCTGCATATGGTGGATAAAATCAAGATATTGATCGGTAATTTCCGCGACCGGAATATCATAAATATCAATCTCAAGTGTTTTGATCAAATGCAGAAGCAAATCAAGAGGACCTTCGAAGGCATCAATTTTCACTTTATATTCCAAAAGCCATCCTCCTGAAATTCATACAATATGCCACTATCATAGCATAGAACACACATTCCGCGAAACTGTTTATGACAATAAACGCTATCAAAAAAAAGATCAAAAAAAAGAAACCGATTATTTACCGGTTTCCTTTATATTCGGTTCCTGAAAGCATTTATCAAAGTAAGCTTTTATCGCCGATGAAGGTTCAATAACCACATCGTTCCCCAGTATCTCCTTCAGGGCAACAATCATTTTTTTACCGATGCCTTCTGTACGATAGGATGGATTGACACTGATGTGTTCAATCACTGCATTCTCCTGATCCTCCATATGAACGCCGGCAACGCCAACAATATCCTCTCCGTCTTTCCACAGAAACAATTGCCAGCCCTCTTCATCCTCGTACTTTCTAATGGTTTGAAGCAGGGTTTTGATCTCTTTCTCTTTCGGGATATAAGATAAAAGCCCCATTGCTATTTTTTCATAATTTTTCTTGTAACGAATCAGCATTTTTGACCCCTCATTACCATGATATAACCAAATAAGAATGAATCACAGCTATGAAAAGCTTTCACGCTCTATATTATAACCAATCTTAAAGAAATGTGCACTTTAATACGTTGAAAACGTGTGCCACATTTAAATTTCACGATCGTTCAATGGGCAGAATACGTCTTTAG
This genomic window contains:
- a CDS encoding spore maturation protein; protein product: MAFVTTLSIWLIPVLISAVLLYGTYKKTATYEIFVEGGKEGFSLAVSIMPFLVGMLTAIGVFRASGAMDALIHAIKPFLSVIGMPPEVVPLALMRPISGTGALGLMSELIKVYGPDSFIGRLASVMQGSTDTTFYVVTVYFGAVGIHRIGDALKVGLLADAVGVVCSIWIVTLIFGT
- a CDS encoding GNAT family N-acetyltransferase, whose protein sequence is MLIRYKKNYEKIAMGLLSYIPKEKEIKTLLQTIRKYEDEEGWQLFLWKDGEDIVGVAGVHMEDQENAVIEHISVNPSYRTEGIGKKMIVALKEILGNDVVIEPSSAIKAYFDKCFQEPNIKETGK
- a CDS encoding segregation/condensation protein A, with amino-acid sequence MEYKVKIDAFEGPLDLLLHLIKTLEIDIYDIPVAEITDQYLDFIHHMQKLELNVASEYLVMAATLIAMKSRMLLPKPEVYDEVPEEAYEDPEETRQVLMQQLLEYRQYKEAAQSLRSNESERLLLFSKQPEDLSQFESEDLTAIPKSERATVHDMMRAFQRMLIRKKLEKPLDTKIDRQVLPIGQQMSSVIRDLKRAGHPLNFDSLFTRRDRLHIIVTFLALLELMKKDAVFCRQDANFADILISLGKEAAVLDTGENAFNY
- a CDS encoding D-alanyl-D-alanine carboxypeptidase family protein; the protein is MKSALKNSLIAFICLTLGLSLFPGQAWGEGPSVSAQSAVLIDQSSGRELFEKNSHEKLPIASITKVMTAILAIESGKMNQMVTVSDRAIKTEGSSLYLKAGERLHLKDLVYGLMLRSGNDASLAIAEAVAGSEQGFAFMMNEKAQELGMQDTHFTNPNGLENSDHYSTASDMAVLTRYAMENQYFRKIAGTRSYRAAATNKEGVRVWKNKNKMLSLYQYATGGKTGFTKKAGRTLISTASQGNMSLIAVTLNDGDDWLDHKNLFEWGFSTYKPILVVRSGKLAANTDPFYQNHLYVQRDIYLPLSKDEQQDITKKLILIKPPAGDKSWTPPSPAGRLLVMLDQRQIYSLPVYYKSAGKEKRAFWKIFFSLLEAFISGREQPLS
- the scpB gene encoding SMC-Scp complex subunit ScpB, producing the protein MTPEKMHSIIEGLLYLTGEEGLLLDQISKVLPDCSLQEITNIVEKMKKEFEENSSRGLMIADLPNGYRLTTKPFMAAYAEKFAAIPKSAPLSQASLETVAIIAYKQPISRLTIEEIRGVKSERALQTLTVKGLIKEVGRAEGTGRAILYGITSAFLDYFGLHSLDEMPPLLDVAKQPNQQLDAYDLFYDKYKETVKNL
- a CDS encoding pseudouridine synthase, with the protein product MERLQKVIAQAGIASRRKAELLITAGQVQVNGRTVTELGTKVSERDEISVNGIPVGKECPVYFLLYKPVGVISSVIDDRSRTTVVDFFKQVPQRIFPVGRLDYDTSGAILMTNDGELANRLMHPRFKIDKTYIARVNPIPTSEQLRQLASGIKLEDGMTAEAKVRLISNDSGKGIASVQLTIHEGRNRQVRRMFSALHLHVRKLKRERYGFLSLEGLHPGDSRVLKPHEVRTLYHLANRDQS
- a CDS encoding nucleoside recognition domain-containing protein translates to MINLIWVALFLFGIIYASFNGTMDQVNDAIFKSASDAVALCIGLASILIFWLGLMKIAEKSGLLEKLSIIFKPVVRRIFPEVPVDHPAMGYILSNIIANLFGLGNAATPMGIKAMEELKKLNGNVNRPSRSMITLLALNTSGLTLVPATVLAIRMQYHSSSPADIVGPTLIATLCTTLSALIIDRYFYHRRKRKEKK